One genomic window of Halolamina sediminis includes the following:
- a CDS encoding DUF5518 domain-containing protein, translated as MATDNTYVNAVVGAAVTVCLSFLGVSALLGGATAGYLERRDGARVGALSGVFAAIPMAGVVLLFGGFLFAFLGFGDAFAGGIVILLLGVLFVAVTTIALSTVGGVLGVYLAEEFRD; from the coding sequence TGAACGCGGTGGTCGGGGCGGCAGTCACGGTGTGTCTCTCCTTCCTCGGCGTCTCGGCGCTGCTGGGCGGCGCGACCGCGGGCTACCTCGAACGCCGGGACGGCGCCCGCGTCGGCGCGCTCTCGGGCGTGTTCGCCGCGATCCCGATGGCGGGCGTGGTGCTCCTGTTCGGCGGCTTCCTGTTCGCCTTCCTCGGCTTCGGCGACGCGTTCGCCGGCGGGATCGTGATCCTGCTGCTGGGCGTCCTGTTCGTCGCCGTTACAACCATCGCGCTCTCGACGGTCGGCGGCGTGCTCGGCGTGTATCTCGCCGAGGAGTTCCGGGACTGA
- a CDS encoding VanZ family protein: MRQFRVPLFPRVVRAAGVLVVVAVIFYFSLLDSVSSPPTPSPWWDKQLHLLAYAGLSAAAVYATTKWRRRSVRRGVAVLLVVFAYGLGIELVQGQLANRYFGFGDLLANAVGALVGGLWLAAERYVQYRRVPKPT; this comes from the coding sequence ATGCGGCAGTTCCGTGTTCCGTTGTTCCCCCGAGTCGTCCGCGCCGCGGGCGTCCTCGTCGTCGTCGCGGTGATCTTCTACTTCTCGCTTCTCGACAGCGTTTCGTCCCCACCGACACCGTCTCCGTGGTGGGATAAGCAGCTCCACCTCCTCGCGTACGCTGGCCTCTCCGCGGCGGCGGTGTACGCGACGACGAAGTGGCGCCGACGGTCGGTTCGCCGTGGCGTCGCAGTGCTGCTCGTCGTGTTCGCCTACGGTCTCGGGATCGAACTCGTGCAAGGTCAACTCGCCAACCGGTATTTCGGGTTCGGTGACCTGCTCGCGAACGCTGTCGGTGCACTCGTCGGCGGCCTCTGGCTGGCGGCGGAGCGCTACGTCCAGTACCGCCGGGTCCCGAAGCCCACGTAG